Within Lagopus muta isolate bLagMut1 chromosome 1, bLagMut1 primary, whole genome shotgun sequence, the genomic segment aggcagatcagttatcctcagggcacTTTATGCCCTCATgtggaagtctgggatgctaTACAGAATACACCCCCAGTGATTCCAATGGACACAGAGAGCTCCTCTTCATCTGGATTGTCACAGGTCCATGGGAACAGATGGGCTCCATCccagggtgctgagggagctgccgGGGGGGACTGCAGAGCCGCCTTCTGCCATCTACCAGTGCTCCTGGTTATGTGGAGAGGTCCCACAGGGGACGGCTGGTGGCTGCGGGGAGGTGATGGATGAGGGGCCAGGCAGTGTGGGAGATGCCTCTCATGCACCCTCACACTGCTACCACAGAACTTCTGTTGGAGGTTGCAGGATGGCTGCCACTGCAACAGCCAGTAAAATCTGTCAGTGTTGACAGCCTGCATTCTGAGCGTTGTCTGCAACCCCAGCATCTCCCCTTTGTTCTATTAGCAAACTATAGGTACAAGACCAAAATCAACGGCACTGTGTGCCTTAACGAGGAATTAATGAGACTGTAGTgtcatagaacagcctgggctgcaaaggagcacagcgctcatccagctccaagccctgctgtgtgcaggtcgccaaccagcagcccaggctgcccagagccacatccagcctggccttgaatgcctgcagggatggatggggcatccacagcctccttgggcaacctgtgccactgcctcaccaccctctgcctccaaaacttcctcctcacatccaacccaaacctcccctggctcactttcaagccattccccttgtcctgtcaccacccaccctcacacacagcccttccccctcctgttcatccgctcccttcaagcactgaaggccaccatcaggtctccctgcagcctcctcttctccaagccaaacaagcccagttccctcagcctttcctcacacagagctgctccagccctctgctcatctcagtgcctcctctggactccCAGAGCTCCCCGTCCTTCcagtgctgggggccccagcaggacgcagcgctgcagatggggcctcacaggagcCGATGgaggggacgatcacctccctctccctgctggccgcccctttctcatgcagcccagaacacattGGCTGCATTCCGGGCTGCAGGcgctcactgctgcctcatgccCAGCTcctcgtccaccaggacccccagtccttctccacagggctgctctccaggacatcttcccccagtctgtgtCAATACCTGGCTTTGCCCCGACCCgatgcagcaccctgcactcaGCCCTATTGCACCTCATTGGGTTCTCATGTtgccacttctccagcctgtccgGCTCCCTCTGGATGCTTCCCTTCCTCCAACCCATCCcctgcaccgctcagcttggtgtcatcacagacttgctgaggctgcactcgatgccatcgtCTGAGGAACACGGCATGTGGCCGGCCTGCAGCCCGACACGGAGCCATGGATCACAGCCCTTGGCTGCGTCCAGCCAGCAAATTCCTCATCCAGCCGACGGTCCATCCTTCAGATCCACGCCTCTCCAATTCAGAGAGCAGGACGTGGTGAGAGACCGTGTcagaggccttgcagaagtccaggcagATGGCATCCACCGCCATCCACACTCCGTTTCAGGAGGACTCGGACCTGTTGCACTGTTACAGTGGGGCAGAACCCACTCCCCACACGCTCACCTGGAGGCTCGTGGTCCTGGCAGACATGGGAAGCCTGACCACCcgtgaagactgaggcaaagcgCTCCCTGAGCACCTCAGCTTCTTCTCTGAAGCCAGATCCCCTCATCAGTTACCTTTCATCAGAGGGGAACCCTCTCCTTGCCCTGTCTCCTGCCCATGTACCTGTAGAGCCCCTTCTTGTCACCTTTCACGTCCCTCTCCAGGGCTGAACTCAGAGCCCCGTCCCAGGTGCACAATGCggcacagctcctgctgagctTCGTGCAGCTGGTGATTAAAGAATTAATGACACTACGTGGCAATAACGGCGATACACAGGGGAAAGAAATTCCTTTGCTCTCACAGATCTGCTGTGCTTTaaccctgcagcagctctgcagcactcgGCCGTTTGCGCATTGCCCCACCAGGAGATAGGgcagagcagtggcacagctaaAGCTGTAAGAGCTTGTCGGTTGAGAGCGGGACGGTTTGATGAGAGAGatagagaggaagagaggaagaaagcaaagcaaaggatgCAGCCCCAGGGCCAACTGCCCAGCTCACAGCACGGCGCCCTGTGCTCCAGGATCTCCTTTGGGCCTTTGGAGCAGCCGGCCCggctctgtgccctgcagctcctggtgcaGCCCAGACTCCCCgcaggcagagcagcccttACGTTGTGGGAAGCCCCACTCGCCCCAAACACAACACACGGCCCCCGACCGGCTCCTAGCAAGTCCATCAGCTCCATcccacccagcccagctcagcGGGTCCAGCgccagctgctgggagcccCTCTGCACCGAgggctgcagagccagagcCGCTCATCTCAGCGCCCGTGGCACCGCGAAGCACACGTGCACCAAGGCCAGGGGGATGGCTCAACATGGACATTTCCTGGGGGAAGCCGTTGAACCACTTGGCCACAACTGGGCAGTTTGGGGTGCTTGCGGGTGAGTTACGCAGGGCACgcgggctggggctgctctaCAAAGTCGGAGCCCAGCTCTGGGtgtcctgcagctgcatcaCGCCGTGGGTCCTGCCTGAAGCAGAGCAAAGGTAACagtgtgctgcagctccagggctgctcCCGGCTGCTGGGGCTGCGCTGGGGAACCTTCTTGTCTGCAGCAGGGAATGGCAGCCGTGGGCTGGAGGCCAGGGGCTGCGGGGGGGGCAGAGCCTGGGGGCCCTGGATGGGATGCAGGCTGGGgtgcttctctgtgctgtcagGGGGGTCCGGTGGTTCCTGAGGTCACCATGATGCgtctgctctgcttctccctgcagcccccgccgccgctccccgcagCAGCTCCCACTCATGGAGCTCCTCgccctgtgctgggtgctgctggccgGCACCTTGCTCAGCACATCGGCCACCAGCAGCGCCCTGCACGACGGAGACCTCGACCCCATTGAGATAGAGATGAACATGGCCCCCGACTCCTTTGATGACCAATATGTAGGCTGCGAGAATCAGATGAAGACTAAGATACAAAAGGTGAACCGTACGGAGATCAAAAACAACAAGGACTATGCAAACACCTGGAAGAAGGCAGCTGCAGAATGGCAGAAGATCTGCCAAAATCCTAATGACTGCCCAAAGCTGAAAATGGATCTGGCCATCGCTGTGGTGGCgtacagtgctgcagatgggatgTGCGAGAAGTTCAACGCAGACACACGTCAGGGCGGACTCTCCCACCAGCACTACATGCAGTCGTATCACTTCAAGACGCTGCACTTCCTCCTGACCCAGGCGCTGCAGGCTCTGCGAAAATCCAATCCCAAACCCGACAAATGTTACAACGTCTACCGTGGTGTGCAGGGCATCCGCTTCACAGCCGAAAAAGGCAAAGCTGTGCGCTTCGGCCAGTTCACCTCCGCCTCCCTAGACAAGAATGCTGCAAAGGAGTTTGGGAAAGATACTTTCTTTGAGATCCAGACCTGCCATGGTGTCTCCATCAATCCATTGTCCTTCTTCCCCTCTGAGGAAGAAGTCCTCATCCCACCCTTTGAAGTCTTTGAGGTCACCAAATTCTCCATCGTCAAAGGCAGAAACGAAATCAAACTCCTCTCTAATGACACAAAGAGCAACCACAACTGTGAGCTTCTAAATGACCAGGGTGGGCAGTGGGGTCGGGGCCACCAGGAGGTGGGGCTGGGGCTCAGCCATGGGCCACCTCTGCCCCCTCTGCCCTGTCCCAAACGTGCCAGAGGGGGATGGGGGCACAGAGGGTGACCCCAggccagcagctctggaaggaaggggacagggAGCGTGGAGGCGAAGGGAACATCTCTGTTTGTGGGGAGTGGGGACCTGGGGAcctggggaggtggggaggtggggaggtggGAAGCTGGAGCAGCTTAGAGCTCTGCgaagctgcagggctgtgcaggggcagggcagcagcagaacccAAGGGTGGGGATGGGTAGAGACGTGCGCCCAAGGGCCGGCGGCGTGCAGAACTGTGCTGCTCCGTGCGTGTGCCAGAGCCAGGCTGCGCCTCATCCCACAGCTGGTGCCCTCTTCTTCTTTCTCGCATTAAACCTCGAGCATCAGCACGTCGGTGCCGTGTGTGTGGCAGAGCTGCGTTCCGGTCCCAGTGGGACCTGGGAGTGTGTGGGGACCCGGGTCTGCCCGGCATCGAGGCGGCCGTGTGGGCGccgggctgtggggcagctcaACCCGCAGTGCTGCCCCGATCCCGCTGCGCGGTGCTGAGCGCTGCGGGCCCCAATGCCGTGCGTCTGAGGACGGGTCCGGACGTGTCGCAGCCGAGGCTCTTCGCTGGGCACCACGAGGGCTTCCGGGCCCCAACCCACAACAGCGCACACCGCTTTCGGAGAGGATGAGTCGCGCTTTTCACGCCTTGCGGAGAAGGCTGCTTCCTGCGGGGCCGGCCGCGCTCTGCACGGCTCCTCCGCCGCTGGGCTCTGCCCCTCACGCTGCCTCGAGCCCTGCAGCTCTCCGTGCTCAGCTCCCCAGCCCCCTCCCGCAACCCGCAGCGCTCCCCAGCACCGGCCGCATCCTGGAGCCGagagccccgcagcccccgggcCGGGTGGTGGCGAGGGGCTGCGGGCTGTGCCGACGCAGTGCAGCGTGGCACCGCGCACAGAGCCGCCCTGTGCCCGTGCAGGCTGTCCCGATGCATCCCTCGTGcgcctgcagctgcctgcctgctcgGCTCTGCCCCTCGCAGCTCGCCTCCGTGCCCGGCAATGGCTGCAGGGACCGGCACGGCATCGGGCACGCGCCGGCCTGGCACCAGCACGGGGTCTGCCGTGACCCCGCCGAGGACGGAGCCCCTTCCCCTGCGCCGAGACCCCAGAACGCGGCCAGAGCCCTAAACGAGCACCCAGCAATTAGCGCTGCCAGGAGCTCTGCGGGCGCTTCTGATGCTCGGCGCTGCCTGCTACCTGCGCTGCCCCGCGCTCGGGGCTCTTCTCATCTGCGGGAA encodes:
- the LOC125695934 gene encoding NAD(P)(+)--arginine ADP-ribosyltransferase 1-like produces the protein MELLALCWVLLAGTLLSTSATSSALHDGDLDPIEIEMNMAPDSFDDQYVGCENQMKTKIQKVNRTEIKNNKDYANTWKKAAAEWQKICQNPNDCPKLKMDLAIAVVAYSAADGMCEKFNADTRQGGLSHQHYMQSYHFKTLHFLLTQALQALRKSNPKPDKCYNVYRGVQGIRFTAEKGKAVRFGQFTSASLDKNAAKEFGKDTFFEIQTCHGVSINPLSFFPSEEEVLIPPFEVFEVTKFSIVKGRNEIKLLSNDTKSNHNCELLNDQGGQWGRGHQEVGLGLSHGPPLPPLPCPKRARGGWGHRG